A single genomic interval of Bdellovibrio sp. ArHS harbors:
- a CDS encoding Fur family transcriptional regulator, with protein sequence MGKDTVPFLPRQHDEDIVVHAEQFEEPELKRIIRALNLKVTTQRMAILKALHDGRRHVTAQELYEKLNKDHPDIGFATVYRFLRTLTEGSFVTEVRMGGLPARYELTPKGHHDHLTCVKCGKICEFENKAIEGLQEKVAHQFGFKLTHHILELYGVCPACQAKE encoded by the coding sequence ATGGGTAAAGACACAGTTCCATTTCTACCAAGACAGCACGACGAGGATATCGTCGTTCACGCGGAACAATTTGAAGAGCCCGAATTAAAACGAATTATCCGTGCTCTTAATCTTAAAGTGACGACTCAGCGTATGGCCATCCTGAAGGCTTTGCACGATGGACGTCGTCACGTCACCGCCCAAGAGTTGTATGAAAAGCTTAATAAAGATCATCCGGATATTGGTTTTGCGACGGTGTATCGTTTCCTGCGCACTTTGACCGAAGGCAGCTTCGTGACAGAAGTTCGTATGGGGGGATTGCCGGCTCGCTATGAGTTGACCCCCAAAGGGCACCATGACCACTTAACCTGTGTGAAGTGCGGAAAGATTTGTGAGTTTGAAAATAAGGCGATCGAAGGCCTTCAAGAAAAAGTGGCCCATCAGTTTGGCTTTAAGCTGACCCATCACATTTTAGAGTTGTATGGTGTCTGTCCTGCTTGCCAAGCGAAAGAATAG
- the uvrA gene encoding excinuclease ABC subunit UvrA — translation MSQAEEDGIIVKGAKEHNLKNVSVTIPRNKITVFTGLSGSGKSSLAFDTVYAEGQRRYVESLSAYARNFLEQLKKPEVDSITGLSPAIAIDQKSVSTNPRSTVGTVTEIYDYLRLLYAKVGIPECPIHHIPVSSQTPQQIIDDVMKKSLGTKFYVLAPMASGKKGEFLAEFQRWAKKGFVKAKVDGKMIDLDKATKLAKTKTHDIDLVVDQLILKDTLKHRLAESINTSLSMANGRVIIETLDGERTAYSLHSACPQCGYSFPEIEPRIFSFNNPRGACATCNGLGTLDLEEEEQFSDSEVGGKKLDKVVYKYKGKKTSDEDDDEGEEMILNACPDCQGTRLKKEALNIRVGEKTIAELADLSAVELRDWISKIKWKSKDQLIAEKIVKQIVSRLEYLIRVGTSYLSLSRPARTLSGGEAQRIRLATQVGSSLIGVLYVMDEPSIGLHPRDHHRLLDIIGELKDRGNTILLVEHDEDTIRYADFVVDLGPRAGVLGGQMMAQGTPQELEKNPNSLTGKYLKGEVRIPIPKERRKGNGEFLKIVGATGNNLRNVDLSIPLGTFTAVTGVSGSGKSTLIIDTLYKILAQHFYEALAQPSPYKKIDGLDKIDKVIDINQRPIGRTPRSTPATYVGLFPMIRDLFANLPDSKLRGYEPGRFSFNVKGGRCETCMGHGQIRVEMHFLSDVFVTCDTCQGRRYNRETLNIKYKNKSIADVLEMSVGEALEFFRNHSQIYRKLETLHRVGLDYMTLGQSSTTLSGGEAQRVKLSKELSRRGTGKTLYILDEPTTGLHFDDVRKLVELIQELADAGNTVLVIEHNMEVVKTADHVIDLGPDGGKGGGLIVATGTPEQVAKVSSSETGKFLKLVLK, via the coding sequence ATGTCGCAAGCAGAAGAAGACGGAATCATAGTAAAAGGCGCCAAAGAACATAACTTGAAGAATGTCAGCGTGACCATTCCTCGCAACAAGATCACGGTTTTTACGGGTCTGAGCGGCAGTGGAAAGTCATCTTTGGCATTTGACACCGTCTATGCAGAAGGCCAACGGCGCTACGTGGAAAGTCTTTCAGCCTATGCGCGAAACTTTCTGGAGCAGCTCAAAAAACCTGAAGTCGATTCCATCACCGGACTTTCTCCCGCGATTGCTATTGATCAAAAGTCGGTCAGCACCAACCCGCGTTCCACCGTAGGCACCGTAACGGAAATCTATGATTATTTGCGACTGCTATATGCAAAAGTAGGGATTCCCGAATGTCCCATTCATCACATTCCTGTCAGCAGTCAGACGCCTCAGCAGATCATTGACGACGTGATGAAGAAAAGTCTGGGGACCAAGTTCTATGTTCTTGCGCCCATGGCTTCCGGAAAAAAAGGGGAATTCCTGGCCGAGTTTCAACGCTGGGCTAAGAAGGGTTTCGTCAAAGCCAAAGTCGATGGCAAGATGATTGATTTGGATAAAGCGACGAAACTAGCGAAAACCAAAACCCACGATATTGATCTGGTCGTCGATCAATTGATTCTTAAAGACACTCTTAAACACCGTTTGGCGGAAAGTATTAATACTTCGCTCAGTATGGCCAACGGCCGGGTGATTATCGAAACTTTGGATGGCGAACGCACTGCTTACTCTTTGCACTCGGCCTGTCCACAATGTGGTTACAGCTTTCCTGAAATTGAACCGCGCATTTTCAGTTTCAATAATCCGCGGGGGGCCTGCGCAACTTGTAATGGTTTAGGCACTTTGGATTTGGAAGAGGAAGAACAGTTTTCAGACTCGGAAGTGGGCGGAAAAAAGCTCGACAAGGTCGTTTACAAATACAAGGGCAAAAAGACGTCTGACGAAGATGATGACGAAGGCGAAGAGATGATTCTAAACGCCTGCCCGGATTGTCAGGGCACGCGTTTGAAAAAAGAGGCGTTGAATATCCGTGTCGGCGAAAAGACCATCGCCGAGCTTGCGGATTTAAGCGCGGTCGAGCTGCGCGACTGGATTTCTAAAATCAAATGGAAATCCAAAGATCAGTTGATCGCGGAAAAAATCGTCAAACAAATTGTGTCGCGTCTTGAGTATCTTATTCGCGTGGGAACCTCCTATCTTTCTTTAAGTCGTCCCGCCAGAACTCTTTCCGGTGGTGAAGCGCAACGGATTCGTCTGGCGACTCAGGTGGGTTCTTCTTTGATCGGTGTCTTGTATGTGATGGATGAACCAAGTATTGGTCTTCATCCCCGAGATCACCATCGACTGCTGGACATTATCGGTGAATTGAAAGATCGCGGTAATACCATTTTATTAGTTGAGCACGACGAGGACACCATTCGTTATGCCGATTTTGTCGTTGATTTGGGGCCGCGGGCTGGCGTGCTGGGCGGGCAAATGATGGCTCAGGGGACGCCTCAGGAACTGGAAAAAAATCCGAACTCGCTGACTGGGAAATACCTGAAAGGTGAAGTGCGAATTCCGATTCCCAAAGAGCGTCGTAAGGGCAACGGTGAGTTCTTAAAGATCGTCGGCGCCACCGGCAACAATCTTCGCAATGTGGATCTTTCTATTCCTTTGGGTACCTTCACTGCGGTGACCGGAGTTTCGGGATCAGGTAAAAGTACGCTGATCATCGATACGCTTTATAAAATCTTAGCACAGCATTTTTATGAGGCCTTGGCGCAGCCATCTCCTTATAAAAAAATTGACGGTTTGGACAAGATTGATAAGGTGATTGATATTAATCAAAGACCTATCGGGCGAACGCCGCGTTCGACGCCGGCAACTTACGTCGGTCTATTTCCGATGATTCGTGATTTGTTTGCGAATCTTCCTGATTCTAAACTGCGCGGCTACGAACCGGGTCGTTTTAGTTTCAACGTCAAGGGTGGTCGCTGTGAAACCTGTATGGGACACGGCCAGATTCGCGTCGAGATGCACTTTTTGAGCGATGTTTTTGTGACGTGCGACACCTGTCAGGGGCGCCGTTATAATCGCGAGACTTTAAATATCAAATACAAAAACAAGTCCATTGCTGATGTCTTGGAAATGAGTGTCGGCGAGGCCTTGGAATTCTTCCGTAATCACTCTCAGATCTATCGCAAGCTTGAAACCTTACACCGGGTGGGGTTGGATTATATGACCTTGGGGCAAAGCTCGACGACACTTTCCGGTGGGGAAGCGCAGCGGGTGAAACTATCCAAAGAGCTGTCCCGTCGGGGCACGGGAAAAACCCTGTATATTCTGGATGAACCAACAACGGGACTTCATTTCGACGATGTTCGTAAGCTTGTCGAATTGATTCAGGAGTTGGCTGACGCGGGCAACACGGTGCTCGTTATCGAGCACAATATGGAAGTTGTTAAAACGGCGGACCATGTGATTGATTTGGGGCCCGATGGTGGTAAAGGGGGCGGCTTGATCGTCGCGACCGGCACTCCGGAACAGGTTGCCAAAGTTTCCAGCAGCGAGACCGGAAAATTCCTGAAACTCGTTCTTAAATAA
- a CDS encoding DUF475 domain-containing protein yields MKYFTGSFIFTILGLIGSYFVGHYYGGSVGAGLSALFIAFILAILEISLSFDNAIVNAVVLKEMTPVWRHRFLTWGMLIAVFGMRLIFPLLIVTFMAHVSPWEALVMAATKPDDYAKLMLGAHLEVAAFGGAFLLMVALKYFYDESKDLHWIPVIEKPTAYLGSKVEAIEVALSLIILAIISQFLPDDESLRFVKAGMAGLITYVIVDGIGSWLEASDDQMKDVHKASAGMFLYLEVLDASFSFDGVVGAFAITHNLFIIMIGLSIGAFFVRSLTIMFVEKEALTKFAFLEHGAFYAIGLLAMIMLSDPFLHIPEWVTGLSGGVIIVTSFLWSLKKNEKQLQH; encoded by the coding sequence ATGAAATACTTTACGGGCTCTTTTATTTTCACGATTCTGGGACTGATCGGTTCCTATTTTGTTGGTCACTATTACGGCGGCAGCGTGGGTGCGGGTTTAAGCGCTCTGTTTATCGCTTTTATTTTGGCAATTCTTGAGATCTCTCTTTCTTTTGACAACGCCATTGTGAATGCCGTGGTTCTAAAAGAGATGACACCGGTGTGGCGCCATCGCTTTCTGACCTGGGGGATGTTGATCGCTGTTTTCGGTATGCGTTTGATCTTCCCGCTCTTGATCGTGACTTTCATGGCGCACGTCAGTCCTTGGGAAGCCTTGGTGATGGCGGCGACAAAACCCGACGACTATGCCAAACTGATGTTGGGAGCTCATCTTGAAGTCGCCGCTTTTGGTGGGGCGTTTCTTTTGATGGTGGCACTTAAGTATTTCTATGACGAAAGCAAAGATCTGCATTGGATCCCTGTAATCGAAAAACCCACGGCTTACTTAGGCAGTAAAGTGGAAGCCATCGAAGTGGCTTTAAGTTTGATCATTCTTGCTATCATTTCTCAGTTCCTTCCAGATGATGAATCTCTGCGTTTTGTTAAAGCGGGGATGGCGGGGTTGATCACTTACGTTATTGTCGACGGCATTGGTTCTTGGCTAGAGGCCTCTGATGATCAAATGAAAGACGTGCACAAAGCCAGCGCTGGTATGTTCCTGTACCTGGAAGTTCTGGATGCCTCTTTCAGTTTCGACGGCGTCGTCGGAGCCTTTGCTATCACTCACAACCTTTTCATTATCATGATTGGTTTAAGTATCGGTGCTTTCTTTGTGCGAAGTTTGACGATCATGTTCGTGGAAAAAGAAGCCCTGACGAAGTTCGCGTTCTTAGAGCACGGGGCTTTCTATGCTATCGGGTTGTTGGCCATGATCATGTTGTCTGATCCGTTCCTGCACATCCCTGAATGGGTGACGGGATTAAGTGGCGGTGTCATCATCGTGACGTCGTTCTTGTGGTCCTTGAAGAAAAATGAAAAACAGCTTCAACATTGA
- a CDS encoding FAD-binding oxidoreductase, translating into MSSVRKVYHMRVTEIIDHTPTVRELVLKTETPEEFTFKAGQFVMLNVPQGEAKPILRAYSIASDDRIKDGFRLLFKFVENGVASTFVWALKGGELLNFTGPFGKVFFQEPPTEQIVFLNTGTGLSQHICYLLSKKEQYPHLRYRMLFGVRSEKDMYYEKEMEALMKELPDFKFEFVLSRPGADWKGKKGYVQNFISEFDYKNIPTTFYLCGNGGMIKEVKHQLLEIDGFDKTRVWSEAFD; encoded by the coding sequence ACTGGTCCTTAAAACCGAAACTCCCGAGGAATTTACCTTCAAAGCGGGCCAATTTGTGATGCTAAACGTACCACAGGGCGAGGCCAAACCCATTCTGCGCGCCTATTCCATCGCTTCGGACGACAGAATCAAGGATGGATTTCGCCTGCTTTTCAAATTCGTTGAAAACGGGGTTGCCTCGACTTTTGTGTGGGCCTTAAAAGGTGGCGAGCTTTTGAACTTCACTGGTCCCTTCGGCAAGGTCTTCTTCCAAGAACCCCCCACAGAGCAGATTGTGTTCTTGAATACGGGAACGGGTTTGTCCCAGCATATCTGCTATCTGCTTTCTAAAAAAGAACAATACCCACACCTTCGCTACCGTATGTTGTTCGGCGTACGCTCTGAAAAAGACATGTACTATGAAAAGGAAATGGAAGCTTTGATGAAAGAGCTTCCTGACTTCAAATTTGAATTCGTTTTAAGCCGCCCTGGTGCCGACTGGAAAGGCAAGAAGGGTTACGTCCAAAACTTCATTTCTGAATTTGATTACAAGAATATCCCTACGACATTCTATTTATGCGGAAACGGCGGAATGATCAAAGAAGTAAAGCATCAACTTTTAGAAATTGATGGCTTTGATAAAACGCGCGTCTGGTCCGAAGCCTTTGACTAA
- a CDS encoding DMT family transporter translates to MALIKRASGPKPLTKNRAALELIFAGILWGFGFVATVWALRAFSATETLVFRFIVASIVGEILYLAARGPNFTTIREELLRALPAGLLLGGMLLLQTIGLKYTTATKSGFLTSLYVILVPLLNAWFFKAPSTLKNYLIVGLALGGTFILVDANLSGINVGDLWTLGCSVFAAFHIIYIGKISNRVGNAFRFNNFQSFWCLLALLPLYANQERSPWPQDMTPWLGILCLGLGSSIIAFYLQVRTQRVLSDSTASMLFLLESPFAALFGFLILHERLSLFQSLGAVIIMLASVLQIWLDPANKEVAAPPKSKSL, encoded by the coding sequence ATGGCTTTGATAAAACGCGCGTCTGGTCCGAAGCCTTTGACTAAAAATCGCGCCGCCCTAGAACTGATCTTTGCCGGAATCCTTTGGGGTTTTGGTTTCGTCGCCACAGTCTGGGCGCTGCGCGCTTTTTCCGCGACAGAAACGTTAGTGTTTCGCTTTATCGTGGCCTCGATTGTGGGCGAGATTCTTTATCTGGCGGCCCGAGGCCCTAACTTCACCACCATTCGTGAAGAGCTGCTTCGCGCACTGCCCGCCGGCCTTCTGCTCGGAGGCATGCTGTTATTGCAAACCATCGGGCTTAAATACACCACAGCGACCAAGAGTGGTTTTTTAACCAGTCTTTACGTAATTTTGGTTCCCCTTTTGAACGCGTGGTTTTTTAAAGCGCCTTCGACTTTAAAAAATTATCTGATCGTCGGTTTAGCTCTTGGCGGAACTTTCATCCTGGTTGATGCGAATCTTTCTGGGATCAACGTGGGCGACCTTTGGACTCTAGGTTGTTCTGTTTTCGCAGCCTTTCACATCATCTATATTGGCAAAATCTCAAATCGCGTGGGCAACGCCTTTCGCTTCAATAACTTTCAATCCTTCTGGTGTTTGCTGGCCCTCTTGCCACTGTATGCAAATCAGGAGCGCAGCCCATGGCCGCAAGACATGACTCCCTGGTTGGGAATTCTGTGTTTGGGCTTAGGCTCCAGCATCATTGCCTTTTATCTGCAAGTCAGAACCCAGAGAGTTCTTTCTGATTCGACAGCCAGCATGCTCTTTCTTTTAGAGTCGCCGTTTGCCGCTCTTTTTGGTTTTTTGATTCTGCATGAAAGACTCAGTCTTTTTCAAAGTCTGGGCGCCGTGATTATCATGTTGGCGTCGGTTCTACAAATCTGGCTGGACCCGGCCAATAAAGAAGTCGCTGCACCGCCAAAGTCGAAGAGCCTTTAG